The following DNA comes from Candidatus Desulfofervidus auxilii.
TGAAGGATTTCAAAGACAACCATTTATTATTGAAAAAAAAGATTTAGTTTGGGAGGCTATTAGACAAAAAAGAATAGTAAGTTTTTTAGAATTAAAGAAAAAAGGTTTTTCTACTTTAAAAGAAATAGAAAGTTATTTTCCTGCAGATTTTATTATTATGCCTTTGTGGAATGGTGGTGAAATCATTGGTGTGGTTTTGTTGGAAATGTTTTTAGATAAAAAAATAAGTTCTCTTTTGAGTTTTATTGCAGAACAAATAGCTACAAAGATAAAGATCTGTTTGCTTACTAAAGAAAGAGAGTTTTTAGTAAAAGAGAAAGAAAGAATAAGAGAAGCTTATCAAAGGAGTTTAGAAAAATTAATTGAACTGGAAAAAAGAACAGCTGCTATAGAAACAGCAGGTACTATTTCTCATAAGCTTAATCAATCTCTTACTGTAATTCAAGCTAGAATAGAACTTCTCTTACACAAGATTAAAGATAGAGAAGATATTAAATCTATTGTTAAGAAAGAATTGGATATTGTATTAGATGAAAGTAAAAAGATGAATGAATTTATTAAAAAATTACTTGAGTTAAAAACATATAAAACAAAATCTTATATTAATGGTGTTGAAATTCTGGATGTTGAATGAAACTTCCTCATCAAGCAATTTCTCATTTACGTTTTTTACTCGATAAAGGATATTCATCTGGACAAGCTTTACAAATAATAGGAAATCGTTACCAACTCAATTCATGGGAGAGGAAATGGTTAGAAAGAGGAGTTTGTAGTATAAAGCAAGCAAAAATAAGGGAAAGGAAGAAAAAAGGCTTATGGCGTTTAAGACAAGCTAAATTGGGAATAGATGGTCATAATGTATTAATTACTATAGAAAGTGCTATTAAAGGAAAACCTCTACTTTTAGCAGATGATGGTTTTATTAGAGATATGGCTGGTGTTTCAGCCAGTTATCAGCCTAGTTCCACTACAGAAAAGGCTTTAGAATTAATCTTTGAAATTTTAAAGCTTTATCAACCTTTATGGCTTGATTGGTACTTTGATGCTCCTCTCTCATTTAGCGGGGAATTAGCAGCAAATGTGCGTAAAAAATTAAAAGATTATCATTTATCAGGCACAGCTCAAGCAGTACCTGTGCCAGAACATTATCTCATACATCATGAATTAATTGCTACAAGTGATAGTGCATTAATAGATATATGTTCAGAAGTTATTGATTTAGCAGGAGAAGTTTTAAAATTTTGTGGATTTTCTTTTTCTCTTTTTAAATTTAAAAACTTAAATGTAAATGAATAATATCAGGCGTTAAAAAAAACTTACTTTCTTCTACTTTTTTCTTTATTGGAGAAAAAGTAAAGAAGAATTTTTTTTCTGCTTCTATAATTTTAAAGGTTTTAATAGCTTTAAGTGTAATTACTGGAGCAATAGCAAAGGCATAAATAATTTTTCCAGATTCATCAAAGGCAACAATAGACAAAGGTTCTTCTTGAGATTTAGGTGGTCGATAATGAGGTATAGGTATAAGTTTTTTTTCTCTTATCCATTGAAAAAGAGCACATTTAATTGTATCTGCAATAATATTTTCATATCTTAAAGAAGCTGGTAATGTTTTTAAAGCCTTTTTTAAATAACTCTCAAGTTCCTTTTCCATAATTTTCCTCTAAAGCAGTTTTAATTAAATGAGGGATCATTTTTATTTCTTCATTAAGTATTGTGC
Coding sequences within:
- a CDS encoding DUF434 domain-containing protein; translation: MKLPHQAISHLRFLLDKGYSSGQALQIIGNRYQLNSWERKWLERGVCSIKQAKIRERKKKGLWRLRQAKLGIDGHNVLITIESAIKGKPLLLADDGFIRDMAGVSASYQPSSTTEKALELIFEILKLYQPLWLDWYFDAPLSFSGELAANVRKKLKDYHLSGTAQAVPVPEHYLIHHELIATSDSALIDICSEVIDLAGEVLKFCGFSFSLFKFKNLNVNE